The following are encoded together in the Oncorhynchus nerka isolate Pitt River linkage group LG23, Oner_Uvic_2.0, whole genome shotgun sequence genome:
- the fgf21 gene encoding fibroblast growth factor 21, with amino-acid sequence MHFLPWAFHILQVLTILCYYKLLRIDLTHPYTVNPCDLPLTFSITSFIRMHTVLHFRIWGEDSFVALFICYLFHLFCWYIQKHCRTRFLFFFLCKSSLVNFISQMSLCAHISLFSCSLLGLLSLSISSYIPDSNPLLLFNDQVRERHLYTDNQRKELFLEMTPDGKVTGSPAQTSHSVLEMRSVREGETVIKGVSSSLFLCVDSIGQLRGQSHYTEADCTFRELLLADGYSRFFSSHHKLYVSLTSKGSTPQHGLPFHRFLPLRNILVSRSMTNTAENQQQNEQQLDLDSDNPFGRGLTGVVSPQFSRDK; translated from the exons ATGCATTTCCTACCATGGGCTTTTCACATTCTCCAGGTCCTGACAATTTTATGTTATTATAAACTCCTTAGAATCGACCTGACTCATCCTTATACCGTCAATCCCTGTGACCTCCCCCTGACGTTCTCCATTACCTCCTTTATAAGGATGCACACCGTGCTACATTTTAGAATTTGGGGTGAAGACAGCTTTGTAGctctatttatttgttatttatttcatttattctGTTGGTATATCCAGAAACATTGCAGAACCagatttcttttcttttttttgtgcAAGAGCTCTCTCGTCAATTTCATCTCGCAAATGTCCTTGTGTGCACACATCTCCCTGTTCTCCTGCTCCCTTCTgggcctcctatctctctctatatcatcATATATTCCTGACTCCAACCCACTCCTGCTCTTCAATGATCAAGTCAGAGAAAGACATCTCTACACAG ATAATCAAAGAAAAGAACTGTTTCTGGAGATGACCCCAGATGGAAAAGTGACAGGAAGCCCTGCTCAGACCTCTCACA GTGTGTTGGAGATGAGGTCAGTTCGAGAAGGTGAGACAGTTATCAAGGGTGTGTCCTCATCCCTTTTCCTCTGTGTGGACAGCATTGGCCAGTTGAGGGGACAG AGCCACTACACAGAGGCTGACTGCACCTTCAGAGAGCTGCTGCTAGCTGATGGATACTCTCGTTTCTTCTCTTCACATCACAAACTTTATGTGTCCCTCACCTCAAAAGGCTCCACACCGCAACATGGGCTCCCGTTCCATCGGTTCCTACCCCTGAGAAACATTTTGGTATCTAGAAGTATGACGAATACAGCtgaaaatcaacaacagaatgagcAACAGCTTGACCTGGACTCAGATAACCCTTTCGGCAGGGGTCTCACTGGTGTTGTCAGTCCACAGTTCTCCAGGGATAAGTGA